The Candidatus Rhabdochlamydia sp. T3358 nucleotide sequence ATTCAACAAAGTGTTTTTATGAGCTAACTCACAAGCTCTTTTACTTACATCTATACTAGTTACATGCTTAGCACCAGCCGCTAAAGCAAATAAAGAGAATCCTCCCGTATAAGAAAAGCAATTCAATACCCTTTTACCTTTAGCATGACGAAAAATCAGCTGACGCATTTCTCTTTGGTCTAAAAACAAACCTGTTTTTTGCCCCTCTTCAGGGGTAACATACATAGATAAGCCATTTTCCTTTACAATCAGTTCTTGAGGAACTGTTCCAAATAAAACGGCTTTCTCCTCTTTTAAACCCTCTTGCAGACGAGCTGAAGAAACGGATTTCTCTAAGACTCCTTTAAGGGGAAGCTTTTTTAATAATAAAGAGAGAATCTTTTCTTTTAAACGCTGCATGCCCCATGTGTTGATTTGCATAACAGCTATGGTATCGTAGATGTCAATGATAAGACCTGGAAGCTCGTCTGCTTCCGCATTTACCAAGCGAAAACAATTAGTGGTTTTTTGGCAAAACACCTTTTTTCGCAACTCAATAGCCCGATCTAAATGCTTATTAAGCATAACATCCTCTAAATCGCAATCAAAGGTTAATACCCTTGCTGCAAGAGAATTATCTTTATGAAAGTACGCTTGTGCTAAATATTGCCCAGAAGAGCTATAAACCTCTAAAATCTCCCCTTGCTCAAACTCTGGCAAAGAAGCAATAGCACCAGAAAAAATCCAAGGGTGTCGATTTAAAAGAGATTTTTCTCGACCGGGTTTTAAAATAGCTCGTTTTTTCATGAAACCATATTAAGTGAGGGTTTTTTTTCTAAAGATCGGATGACTTTTCCAATTAAATCATAATCAGCAACATCCGTTATTTCCACTTCATATAGTTCAGGTAGTTTTTTCACCTTGCGAGCGTCATTAATAATTACCATGCCATCAATTTCTGGTGCTTGTCCATAAAACCTTCCACAGAGAAGATAGGGCGAATCTGGATGAGAGCCTTCTACAATAACAGGTATTTTTTGTCCTATATATCTTGTATTTCTTTGAGCAATAAGCTGCATTTGCGCTTTTGCTACTCTATCAAAACGAGCCTGTTTTATTTCTTCTGCTATATGATCTGGTAGCTTTGCAGAAGCAGATTGTTCTTCACAGGAATACTTAAAAATCCCGATATGGTCGATGGGATGTTTTTGGATAAATTCAATAAGCTCATCTACATCTTCTTCTGTTTCTGAAGGAAACCCAACCATTAAGCTTGTGCGAATGACCACATTTGGAAGATTCTTACGCAACTTTTCTATTGTTTCAATAATCTGTTCTTTAGAAGTTTTTCTTTTCATAGCTTTTAAGATCCGATTATTAATATGCTGAATGGGCATATCTAAATAAGGACAGATCCTTTTATCACCTGCCATTAAAGCAATTAATCCATCTGTAATCTCATCAGGATAAAGATATAATAATCTTAGCCAAAAGAATCCTTTTTCAGATAAAAGAAGAGAGATCACATTCTCTAGTCCTTGTTTATCGACTAGATCTTTTCCATAATCCCCTAGATCCTGAGCGATTAGAATCACTTCCTTTACCCCCTGAGAAATCAAAGCACGAAATTCTTTAAGAATTTGAGGCGTAGGTTTACTACGCAAGCGGCCTTTAATCTTAGGGATAATGCAAAAAGCACATTGTTTAGCACATCCTTCTGCTATTTTCAAATAAGCATAATGCTTTGTAGATAGCTGTCTTGGTATCTCGCCCCATTCTAAATAGCTACGGGCATTAGATATCGCCTCTCCAGGAATATCAGCTGTAATAGCTTCCAAGATTTTTTCCACATCCCCAGAGCCTAAAAAATAATGAATCTGAGGAAATTGCTCTTTGAGCTGGTCTTTATGTTTTTGCACCATACAACCGGCTACAATCACCTTTGCTTCTGTTTTTTTCTCTTGAAAAAAGCTATTTACCGAATCGATAGACTCTTGTCTAGCAGAGGCTAAAAACCCACAAGTATTAACCACTAGAAAATCCGCTTGATTAAGCTGATCTGTAATCTGATAACCAGCCTTGAGCACCATCCCTAACATAACCTCGGTATCCACTAGGTTTCGGGCACATCCAAGGCTGGTAAAATGGATCTTATTTTTTAATGTTTTTAGCTGAGAAGGATATTTCATGATTTTGCCTTAAGTAAACCTAAGAATTATCAATAAAGGCAGAATTTCCCACCAGCTCTTATTATTAAATAAATTATTTACCAATTAGGCTATGTTAAGATTAGGTTAATATTAAACATTAACTATTAATTAATTACAATTAATTACGTTTTAATTTATAATTAATATCGAATTGAATAATAAACAATATAAAAAGGAAATAAACATGGCAACTTTAATACAAACAAACAGGTTTAGACCCTCTGCTCCCCCTCCATCATATAAGGAGGCAATGGCAAATAGAGCAATAACTCAATCAAATGAGAACATTAATATAATTGCTCAAAATCATATAACACCTAAACAACCTAACCTATCAACAAGGTTTAAAAACTTTTTTACTGAGAAGTGGACTGCAACTAAAGCATATCCTCAAGCAGGCGCCAATAAAGTAAAAAATGTTTTTAATTCTATCTATCACCACCCAACTGTTCCTTATATTGGAGCCGGCCTATTAGGCGCAGCTACAGGATTACTAATGGGATTAAGCATTCCTGCAGGATTCATGCTTGGTGTAGCTGTAAAATTGGGAAGTATAGCTTTAGATAAAGGGTTAGATGCTATCAATAGTGCTACTAATCGAGCATTTAGCTGGATGAAAGGTTCTAAGTTAGAGACAGAAAATATCTCGCAATCTTCTTTTAACCAAACGATTAGAACTGTTCCCATTGCTGCTTTAAGTTTCTCTTTAGGATTAAATTCTTATAATCTTGCTTTAGTTGCTAAAATTGCTGCAGCTGTTGCCGTTATCGGAGCGGGAGCTTTTGCATCAGGAGCTACTCTACATGCACAGTAGAGCCTAAATTTAATTGGGATTTTTTTGAAAAATCGCTGTATTTAATCTTTAATTGTCTTACTATAAGCTGATCTTTTTTAAGAATATAGGTCGGCTTTTTTTATTCAAAAATTTTTTTTAAAAAGAGTAATAAAAAACTGCCAATCTTTAGAAGCATTATTATTTTAATCAAGGAGAAATTATATGGCTGCATCGACAGATTTATCATTTTTAAATCGGACATTCACAACGCCTTTTAATAAACAGAATACTCCTGTAAAGGATTATCTAATCGGTCAAACCGCTTTTAGCACAGCCTTCGGATTTTTTGTCTGTCACCTTCCTTTTTTTCAATCAGCAGCATTAGGCTTAGCAACTGAAGGTTGTCGGTATGTAACAGACAAAGCAGTTGAGCAACTTTCTGCTAAATTTTCTTTGATCAGAGACAATAAAACAGCTGTAAAAACAGCTTTGGTTGCCGGATCATTTTTTCTAGCAAAAGCAGTAGTGAACACAATCCTCCCAGGATCTTCATCTTGCCTTAGAGCTGGCCTGTTAATGAGTGCTACTTATTTAGTGGCAGAGCCGCTATCTAGAAGAGTTTATGAAGCATGTACTACAGATAAAACAATTAAAGCGTGTTTTAATGATATTAAAGATGATATCTACGCACAATACCCAGCCGCAACAAAAAAAATAGCTGATCTATGGAATCGTTTCTTTGGATCTAACGGAAATCGCTTAGGTGGTGATGGCACTTAACAACGCTTAGTTACTTGTTTCTTAAAAGCTCACCTTGTTATAATAAGGTGAGCTTTGTTTTTTTAATTAAATTCTCAATATAAGCTCTTTTTATATTATCTAGTTTGTTTTTTTATTATAATTATAGATTAGGAGTTTTTATGCTGTCTTTTGACATGACTGTGAAAACACCTGATAATCATGAAAAATCTCTTAGAAGATATGTAACAGAGCAAGCATTTGTCGGGTTGGTAATAGCAAGAGTCTTTTATTGTCTGTGCCCTTTATCAGCAGCTCTTTTAGGAGCTGCTGCTGCTGGCTCTCATGCAGTCAGAGACAATGCAGTCTTAGAAAAGTTTCCAGAACCTTTTAAGAGTCACCTGTTAACAATTAACAATACCATTAATAAAACAGCCCTGTTAGCTGCTGCTTTTTTTACTTCTATACTATGCATAAGTGTATTAACAGCCCCTCCTCTTCCCTTTTTCAAAGCAGCCATTGTGATGGGATATACTCACAATATGGGAGAAAAGACTATGGATAAGATGTATGAGCTTGGAAAAGATGCATGGTCAAAAATAAAATTTACATGAAAAGACAAAGGAATCTTTGCCAAAAAAACCCTTTTAGTTATCCTAGCTAGAGTTGAAACTCATGCACAAGGATATTAGCTTTCATTATTTATCCCTTATTAAAAAAAACATCTACTTTATTGAGCTCTCTTTTAGCTGTAATTACAGTGACGTTTTTTTTAATGCATTCTATTCCGGGTAGTCCTTTTGCTGATGATAAGTTGGATGCTGAAATTTCAAAAGCGCTTTCTGCTCACTATGGCCTAGATCAACCTTTATGGTTGCAATATGTAAAGTATTTAAAAAACATCTGTGTATTAGATCTAGGTCCTTCTCTTCATTATCAAGGAAGAGCGGTAAAAGATGTCATTATTAATGGGTTCCCCACATCTTTCGTACTAGGCTTAGAAGCAATGACACTCGCTATTTTGTCTGGAGTAGGATTGGGCATGATTTCTGCGGCAAATCATCTTAAATGGCAAGATTGTGTAAGCATGCTCTTTGCCACTCTTTGTATGTCTTTACCTAGTTTTATTTTGGCAACTCTTTTACAGTTCGTTTTTGCTATGAAGCTTGATTTATTGCCAGTAGCTCGTTGGGGTAGTTTTGCGCAAAGTATTATGCCAGCTCTATCTCTTGCTGCTTTACCAACAGCTTTTATAGCAAGGCTTACCCGAGTCAATTTAATTGAAGCCATGCAACAAGACTATATCTTAACCGCTCGAGCAAAGGGTTTAAGTCAAATGCAGATCATATATAAACACGCGCTACGTAATGCTATTTTCCCTGTTCTTTCTTATTTAGCCCCTCTTTCAGCAAATATTTTTATCGGAAGTTTTGCCATTGAGAGAATTTTTGCTATTCCTGGTTTGGGGCACTCTTTTGTACAAAGTATTATTAATCGCGATTATTCGATGATTATGGGGCTAACCATTTTTTACAGCTGTATTCTGTTGTTAGCTGTTTGGTTAATTGATACAATCTACATATTCTTAGATCCCAGGTTAAAAGATAGATGAATACAGAAGAATTATTTACCCCTTTAACTCATCTAGAAAGAGCTCAGTTGCTTGATGAAAAAGCAGAAATGCCAAGCATTTCCCCTTTACGTCAAGCTTGGAGGCAGCTGGTTAAAAAAAGATCTGCTTTGCTAGGACTATCTCTTTTAACTTTACTCATGATTATGGCCATTATTGGGCCCTATCTTTCTCCTTACAAATACTACGAAATTAATCTTCCTCTTAGAAACCAACCTCCTTGTCGCAATTATTGGTTTGGAACAGATGATCTGGGAAGAGATCTATTCACCAGGTGTTGGTGGGGAGCAAGGATTTCTTTTTTTGTAGGCATTTCTGCTTCTACCATTGATTTAATCATAGGTGTGCTCTATGGGGTGTGCGCTGGGTTTTTGGGTAAAAAAATAGAGATGCGTATGATGCGCCTGTTAGATATTTTTTATTCTATTCCCTACCTGCTATTTATCATTTTACTCATTACGGTCATTGGCTCGGGGGTATTTACCATTATTCTTTCTTTGGCCTTAATAGGCTGGGTAAACATGGCGCGTATTGTACGCAGTCAAATATTACAAATTAAACAACAAGGATATGTTCAAGCAGCTTTTGCTTTAGGGGCCACCCGCTGGCATATTATGCGCAAGCATTTAATCCCTAATGCAGTGGGCTCCATTATGGTGACTTTGACCCTCACAGTTCCCTGGGCTATTTTTGTGGAAGCTTTCCTAAGTTTTCTTGGGTTAGGAGTACAAGCTCCTACCGCCAGTTTAGGAATGATGATCCATGACAGTTTATACGCTATTCGTTATTACCCTTGGCGTTTAATTGTCCCAGCTGCTTGCATTAGCCTAAGTCTATTAAGTTTAAACTTATTAGCAGAGGGCTTAAGAGAAATTCTCAATCCAAGACATATGCAATGAAACAACCTTTGCTTTCTGTTAAAAACTTAAGTGTCCAATTTTTCGACAAAGATAAGTGTATACATGCAGTTCGCGATGTCTCTTTTACCTTAGCTACAAACCAAATCCTAGCGGTTGTAGGAGAATCAGGTTGTGGAAAAACCACATTAGCAAAAGCTACTATTGCTTTACTTCCTCCAGGAAAAATCGCTATTAAGGGACAAATTTACTACCAAGATCAACCCCTTCTTCCTTATGTAGAAGAAAAAATGCAAACGATTAGAGGTAGGCGTATTGCCATGATTTTCCAAGATCCTATGACTTCATTAAATCCCACTATTCCTATCGGTAAACAACTTAAGGAAGGCTATCTACACCATTTTCCTCATGCTTCTTTACAAGAAGCTCAAGATCAATCTTTAAATCTGTTAGAAGAAGTGGGAATTACCAATCCCGAGCAGTGTCTATCTAGTTATCCTCATATGTTAAGTGGAGGTATGCGTCAAAGAGTGATCATTGCTATTGCATTGATATGTGCTCCTCAGCTTTTAATTGCTGATGAGCCAACAACTGCTTTAGACCTAACTATTCAAGCACAAATTCTCGAGCTGCTTAAGAAAATACAAATAAAAAGAGAAATGAGCATTTTGTGGATTACTCATGATTTGTCTATAGTTTCTCAATTTTGTGATCATGTAATGGTAATGTATGCAGGACAGGTTATAGAAAGCAGTAGCACAAAAAAACTCTTTTCTTCTTCCCTGCATCCCTATACACAAAAACTACTACAAATATTACCTCAATCCCGCTTAACTCCTTTCGAGCCCATTGCTGGCTTTCCTCCTGACTTAAGTACTGTATCCCCTGGTTGTAGCTTTTGTGCAAGATGCGATCAATCCATGCGTATTTGTCTTTCCCAAACACCCGCTTTACAAGAAATTAAACAAGATCAATTATGCGCTTGTTTTCAATACGACCCGAGAAGAAAATCATGAACACACCTCTTATACAAGCTGAGGCTTTATCCAAACGATTTCAGTTAAAAAAAGGTTATACCCAAGCGTTCTTGGATCTTTCTTTTTCCATCTTGCCTCAAGAAACTCTTGGATTAATTGGGGAGAGTGGATCGGGTAAATCCGCCTTAGGGAAATGTTTATTGCGTTTAGAAGAGCCCTCTTCTGGAGGAGTGTATTTTGAAAATCAAGATCTATTAAAATTTTCCAAAAAACAGCTCTTTGAGTTTAGACGCAAAGCACAAATTATTCTGCAAGACCCTTACGCTTCTTTAAATCCAAAAATGACAGCAGCTGAAGCTATCATGGAGCCTTTGCAAATTCACTGTAAATATACTAAAGAAGTTAGTAGACAGCTAGCTTATGAAGCATTTATCCGTGTAGGATTACATGCTAGTTCTTTTAATCGCCTCCCTCATGAATTTTCAGGAGGCCAAAGACAAAGAATTGCCATTGCTCGAGCTCTGATATTAAATCCTGCTTTTATTGTATGCGATGAACCTATTTCAGCTTTAGATATATCGACTCAAGCACAAATCATCACCCTCTTAAAAAAATTGCAGGAAGAATTGTCTATCAGCTATCTATTTATTGCTCACAATCTCAATATGGTAAGGCATATTTCTCATCGAGTAGCTGTTATGTATCTAGGAAACTTTGTAGAGCTTGCACCTACAGAGGACCTGTATCAAAATCCTTTACATCCCTATACCCAAGCCTTGTTTGCTACTATGCCAGGATCTTCTTTTCAAAAGGCCAAACCCACTCTTGGCCCCATTTCTTCTTCAGGCTGTCCTTTTGCAGCTCGCTGCCCCTATGCTACAAAAATTTGTGTCCAAGAAAAACCTAGATGGAAAGAGAAGCATTCAGGGCATTTCGTCGCGTGCCATTTGCACTAATGACTCCGTCATACAAACCCAAACACGACAAGGTGCTAAGCGCAATATCTTTCCAATAACAGTTCCTAATCCCACTTCATCAAAAGGCTGCCCAGCACCAATCACAATTAAGTCGTGTTTTCCTTTTCTTGCCGTCTCTAAAATAGCATCTGGGATAGATCTAGAAGAAACAACCATCAATTCAATATCCATATTGCGCTCTCGCGCAATGGCTTCTGCCCTTTTTAATACAGCCTCAGCCATTGCTAAGCGTCTGGGTACCATCATGTCTAAAGGAAGAGAGGAGGCAATTTCAATAACTTGTAGTGCTGTAATTTCTGCCCCATGCAATTTAGCTAAATCACAAGCTACCTGAACTGTTTCTGTTTGGATTCCACCTCTTGTAGCCACTAAAATCTGCTTAATTTCTAAAGGTTTGTAAGAAGGAACAAAAACTTCTTCAATCACTAAGTGGCCAGCGGGTTTTAATTTGCGTTTTTTACGATAATAAAAATACATCGCAATCCCTAACACCATCCAGACAGAACCTAAATATCTTCCTTCCGGCTTGGTAAATACGATTAAACACCACACCCCCAAAGTGGATAAAGCCCCTATAATAGATGGAATGGGAATCGAATAACCTTTAATACGTAGATTAAAAGGAACCCGAAAAGAACGCTGTACATCTGGCTTTTTGATCCTTAAAACGATTAAAGAAAGATGAGTGAAAAAAAAAGCAATCATTGCTCCAAAATTGTATAGATCAGCAAGGAAGTCCATTTTTCCTCTACTAGAAAAAACAACAATACAAGCTAAAACACTAAAAAAAATTAGAGGAACGATCGGTGTGCGCAAGCGAGGATGGATACGATTAAACAAACGAGGTAATTGATAGTGCTGACTTAAATTAAAAGAAAGGCGAGAAGCTCCTAGTAAATTAGCGTTTGCAGCTCCTATTAAAACAGCTGCCGCAAGTCCTGCTATAATAGGAGCAAAAAACCAGTGACCAAAAGGCAGAGCATTTACAATCGCAGCAAAGGGATTAGAAAGATATGTTGTTCCTAATTCTCTGGGAGGAACAGCAGAAAAAGTCACTAATAAAATACCTGCATACATCACGATTAATACAACCATAGCAAGTAAAATAGCACGAGGAACTGTTTTAGCTGGCCTTTCCGCTTCTGCAGCAAGTTGTGCAATAGATTCAATCCCTGTAAAAGCAACCATAGCCATAGCTGTTCCTTTCCAAAAATTAGGCCATGAAGCAGACCAGTCTACCAAAGGAATACCAATCTGTAATTGCTCAGTGAACCGAGTAAGATTTAAAATAGTATCCAAACCAACAGCAATAATAGCTAATTGCACAAGAATGGTAAGACTTGATAAAATGAGACCTATTAAAGTTGATCCTTTTACTCCCAAGATGTTGATGACACATAAAATGGTAATAAGACCTGCTGTAAACAAAATCTGGATAAAAATTTCAGAAAGGTCTACGAAAAAAAAGCTCAAGTAAGGAGCTACTGCAAAAGCCGAAATTGCAATAGCTACGATATAATCTAGTAATAAACCCCAACCAGCAATGAAAGAGACTAAATCATTAAATGCATGTCTAGCATAACTAGCTGATCCCCCTGATTCATGAAAAATAGAGGTCATTTCCGCATAACTAAGCGCTGTGCATATAAAAACAATCCCTGCTAATCCAAGGGCTATAGGAGTTGCCCCTAAAGCAAATAAAGCAGTAACTCCTAATGCATAATAAATTGAAGAGCCTAAATCTCCATAACCTATGGCAAACAGCTCAAATACACCCAAGACCCTCTTAAATGTATTTTTATGT carries:
- a CDS encoding class I SAM-dependent rRNA methyltransferase, with the protein product MKKRAILKPGREKSLLNRHPWIFSGAIASLPEFEQGEILEVYSSSGQYLAQAYFHKDNSLAARVLTFDCDLEDVMLNKHLDRAIELRKKVFCQKTTNCFRLVNAEADELPGLIIDIYDTIAVMQINTWGMQRLKEKILSLLLKKLPLKGVLEKSVSSARLQEGLKEEKAVLFGTVPQELIVKENGLSMYVTPEEGQKTGLFLDQREMRQLIFRHAKGKRVLNCFSYTGGFSLFALAAGAKHVTSIDVSKRACELAHKNTLLNKFPIEAHTIIQADVFEYLRQKDLPFDLVILDPPAFAKRRQDVNNACNGYKEINRLSLAKMPYDSLLLSSSCSYFINETLFRQLLFQAASDVKRSVSILSKHIQTPDHPISLFHPEGDYLKSFFLRVC
- the rimO gene encoding 30S ribosomal protein S12 methylthiotransferase RimO: MKYPSQLKTLKNKIHFTSLGCARNLVDTEVMLGMVLKAGYQITDQLNQADFLVVNTCGFLASARQESIDSVNSFFQEKKTEAKVIVAGCMVQKHKDQLKEQFPQIHYFLGSGDVEKILEAITADIPGEAISNARSYLEWGEIPRQLSTKHYAYLKIAEGCAKQCAFCIIPKIKGRLRSKPTPQILKEFRALISQGVKEVILIAQDLGDYGKDLVDKQGLENVISLLLSEKGFFWLRLLYLYPDEITDGLIALMAGDKRICPYLDMPIQHINNRILKAMKRKTSKEQIIETIEKLRKNLPNVVIRTSLMVGFPSETEEDVDELIEFIQKHPIDHIGIFKYSCEEQSASAKLPDHIAEEIKQARFDRVAKAQMQLIAQRNTRYIGQKIPVIVEGSHPDSPYLLCGRFYGQAPEIDGMVIINDARKVKKLPELYEVEITDVADYDLIGKVIRSLEKKPSLNMVS
- a CDS encoding ABC transporter permease, with protein sequence MHSIPGSPFADDKLDAEISKALSAHYGLDQPLWLQYVKYLKNICVLDLGPSLHYQGRAVKDVIINGFPTSFVLGLEAMTLAILSGVGLGMISAANHLKWQDCVSMLFATLCMSLPSFILATLLQFVFAMKLDLLPVARWGSFAQSIMPALSLAALPTAFIARLTRVNLIEAMQQDYILTARAKGLSQMQIIYKHALRNAIFPVLSYLAPLSANIFIGSFAIERIFAIPGLGHSFVQSIINRDYSMIMGLTIFYSCILLLAVWLIDTIYIFLDPRLKDR
- a CDS encoding ABC transporter permease, with translation MNTEELFTPLTHLERAQLLDEKAEMPSISPLRQAWRQLVKKRSALLGLSLLTLLMIMAIIGPYLSPYKYYEINLPLRNQPPCRNYWFGTDDLGRDLFTRCWWGARISFFVGISASTIDLIIGVLYGVCAGFLGKKIEMRMMRLLDIFYSIPYLLFIILLITVIGSGVFTIILSLALIGWVNMARIVRSQILQIKQQGYVQAAFALGATRWHIMRKHLIPNAVGSIMVTLTLTVPWAIFVEAFLSFLGLGVQAPTASLGMMIHDSLYAIRYYPWRLIVPAACISLSLLSLNLLAEGLREILNPRHMQ
- a CDS encoding ABC transporter ATP-binding protein → MKQPLLSVKNLSVQFFDKDKCIHAVRDVSFTLATNQILAVVGESGCGKTTLAKATIALLPPGKIAIKGQIYYQDQPLLPYVEEKMQTIRGRRIAMIFQDPMTSLNPTIPIGKQLKEGYLHHFPHASLQEAQDQSLNLLEEVGITNPEQCLSSYPHMLSGGMRQRVIIAIALICAPQLLIADEPTTALDLTIQAQILELLKKIQIKREMSILWITHDLSIVSQFCDHVMVMYAGQVIESSSTKKLFSSSLHPYTQKLLQILPQSRLTPFEPIAGFPPDLSTVSPGCSFCARCDQSMRICLSQTPALQEIKQDQLCACFQYDPRRKS
- a CDS encoding ABC transporter ATP-binding protein, which translates into the protein MNTPLIQAEALSKRFQLKKGYTQAFLDLSFSILPQETLGLIGESGSGKSALGKCLLRLEEPSSGGVYFENQDLLKFSKKQLFEFRRKAQIILQDPYASLNPKMTAAEAIMEPLQIHCKYTKEVSRQLAYEAFIRVGLHASSFNRLPHEFSGGQRQRIAIARALILNPAFIVCDEPISALDISTQAQIITLLKKLQEELSISYLFIAHNLNMVRHISHRVAVMYLGNFVELAPTEDLYQNPLHPYTQALFATMPGSSFQKAKPTLGPISSSGCPFAARCPYATKICVQEKPRWKEKHSGHFVACHLH
- a CDS encoding universal stress protein yields the protein MKEGGGLKQTIAQLHKNTFKRVLGVFELFAIGYGDLGSSIYYALGVTALFALGATPIALGLAGIVFICTALSYAEMTSIFHESGGSASYARHAFNDLVSFIAGWGLLLDYIVAIAISAFAVAPYLSFFFVDLSEIFIQILFTAGLITILCVINILGVKGSTLIGLILSSLTILVQLAIIAVGLDTILNLTRFTEQLQIGIPLVDWSASWPNFWKGTAMAMVAFTGIESIAQLAAEAERPAKTVPRAILLAMVVLIVMYAGILLVTFSAVPPRELGTTYLSNPFAAIVNALPFGHWFFAPIIAGLAAAVLIGAANANLLGASRLSFNLSQHYQLPRLFNRIHPRLRTPIVPLIFFSVLACIVVFSSRGKMDFLADLYNFGAMIAFFFTHLSLIVLRIKKPDVQRSFRVPFNLRIKGYSIPIPSIIGALSTLGVWCLIVFTKPEGRYLGSVWMVLGIAMYFYYRKKRKLKPAGHLVIEEVFVPSYKPLEIKQILVATRGGIQTETVQVACDLAKLHGAEITALQVIEIASSLPLDMMVPRRLAMAEAVLKRAEAIARERNMDIELMVVSSRSIPDAILETARKGKHDLIVIGAGQPFDEVGLGTVIGKILRLAPCRVWVCMTESLVQMARDEMP